In the genome of Dermacentor variabilis isolate Ectoservices chromosome 5, ASM5094787v1, whole genome shotgun sequence, one region contains:
- the LOC142583320 gene encoding uncharacterized protein LOC142583320, translating into MLTKVMVPVLVAFVVVVTSVSAVTADESMVCPIVDDKGVNATMFPNVYDCSTYYICAQGVPILKECPLPLLFNRELNVCDFPWRAACVELPLPEPKSPTTEAPPATEKIIITQVVKQIIKTVDDETPSS; encoded by the exons ATGCTAACTAAAGTGATGGTTCCTGTTCTTGTGGCATTTGTCGTGGTTGTGACCAGTGTCTCGGCGGTCACCGCTGATGAATCCATGGTCTGCCCTATCGTGGACGACAAGGGAGTCAACGCCACAATGTTCCCTAACGTCTACGACTGCTCCACATACTACATCTGTGCTCAG GGCGTCCCAATACTCAAAGAATGCCCGCTTCCCCTGCTCTTCAACCGCGAGCTGAACGTGTGCGACTTTCCGTGGCGAGCTGCATGCGTCGAGCTCCCTCTCCCAGAGCCCAAATCGCCAACTACCGAGGCCCCGCCAGCCACTGAAAAGATTATCATCACGCAAGTCGTCAAGCAGATCATCAAGACTGTTGACGACGAGACACCATCATCATAG